The window TGCGCGTGGTGCGCCGCACGTCGGGCGGCGCGGCGCCTGCAAAGATTTCAACGGAATATGTAACGCGACTGCGCGCGCCGCGCTCATTGCAGGTGACGCGCGGCGTCGAGCATCGCGTCGGTCAGCTCGACCGTCACCGTCAGGTCCTCGGTGGCGTCCGACAGTGATTCGAGCGTGGCCTGCACGCTGTCGTGCAGCATCGCGTGCACGCGCATCCGCGCGCCGTCGTCGAGGTCCGCGTAGCGGGCCATCGTGTCGCAGTCGAGCGCAAGCACGACCGCGTGCCGCGCGATGCCCTGCGGTGCATGGGGCGCGAGCGCCCACGCCGCGTGGAACGTGATCCTGCCGGTCTCGACGTCGAGATTCACCGCCGTATCGAGTTCGTCGCTATCGACGTCGTCGGTATCGAGGTCGCTTGCGTCGAACGTAGTTCGGTAATTCGATTGCATGATGTTCTCCTGCGTGGTGGCGGCGTGACGGCCGCGAGGCCGCCGGCCGCCATCGCGCCGCGCCGGCTGTGCCGGCACGACACGGGAAACGTCAATAACCGCTGGAACCCGCGCCGCCGGTGCCGCCCGCGCCACCACCGCCTGCGCCTGCGCCACCGCCGCCTGCGCTGCCGCCGGCCGCGCCGCCGCCGCCCGTGCTGCCGCTACCGCCGGTTCCGGCCCCGCTCGGGCCGCCCGGCTTGGGCCGTACCTGCGGGCGCACGTGCGAGCGGGTGCCGCGCGGCTCCTGCATGCGGGTCGCCGGCGGCGGCGCAGCGGTATTGCCGTTGGTCATGCTGCCCGTTCCCTGCGCCGACGTGTCGTCCGGCGGCGACAGGATGGGCGCGCCGGTGCCCTCACCGGGGCGTTGCGAATTCTGTGCCCACGCGGCCGGCGCCGCGGCGATGAGCGCGACGGCCGCGCATGCGGCGATCCGGCGCGCGGCAGCGTTCGATTCGGATGCTGGTTTCATGGAGCGTTCTCCGTCAATGGAATCGCTGGTCGTGGAATGTCTGTCCTGCCCCTGCGATTCAGCAAGGCCCGTGCCGGTCAGCGGGCGCGGCACGCGGCTTGCGGCCCCGTCACCCGTCATCCCGAACCCGTACGGAGCCCCGCCATGCCTTCAGCTTCCGCTTCCCATCCGCACGGTAAACGCGCGACCCGCCGTCCGGGACGCACCCGCGGCCACGCTTCGCATCCGCGCAAGCGCTGGTCCGCGGACGTCATGCAAAAGAGCGACGCGCTCGACATCGAGCCCGACATCTTCAAGTCGGACGATCCGGGCGAGATCGCCGCTTCGCTCAAGCGCTCGGCCGAACATAGCCGCCGTCGCAAGGCCACACCGTTCCAGTCGGCGATGTCGATGCTGAACTTCTAC is drawn from Burkholderia ambifaria AMMD and contains these coding sequences:
- a CDS encoding DUF3175 domain-containing protein, with translation MPSASASHPHGKRATRRPGRTRGHASHPRKRWSADVMQKSDALDIEPDIFKSDDPGEIAASLKRSAEHSRRRKATPFQSAMSMLNFYVNRAGRTLPKTRRTTLERAKRKLREAFGRKP
- a CDS encoding DUF3022 domain-containing protein, producing the protein MQSNYRTTFDASDLDTDDVDSDELDTAVNLDVETGRITFHAAWALAPHAPQGIARHAVVLALDCDTMARYADLDDGARMRVHAMLHDSVQATLESLSDATEDLTVTVELTDAMLDAARHLQ